In Chitinophaga oryzae, the sequence TCACCACCTTCGCGGAAGATGCTACCTATCATAGTACCATCGATTCCCTGAAAGGAAAAAATCCGCATGAAGGCTCCTATGACGGCTATTTCGCGCTCGTCAGAAGCCCGTTTGAAGAACCGGCCTCCACCCATGCAGACCACTTCAACAGTAACTATGGCTACAGCCTCACGGCTTATTCCAAAGGCGCTGTGTTCCTGGAGCAGTTGGGCTACGTGATCGGTAAAGACAACCGCGATGCCGGCCTGTTGCGCTATTACAACGAATGGCGTTTCAAACATCCGAATGCAAACGACTTTATCCGTGTGATGGAAAAACAGAGCGGTATTCAGCTGGACTGGTACAAACAATACTTTGTCAATTCTACCAAACACATTGACTATGGTATTGACAGCGTGTACAGCAAAGGCAGCAAAACCGTGGTGCGCCTGCGCCGCGTGGGACTCTTCCCCATGCCCGTTGATTTTATGGTGACAGATAAGAAAGGTAACCAGGTGATGCACTATATTCCACTGTCGCTGATGTTTGGCGAAAAGCCCAACGAGCAGCCGGCTGTAAAACGTGTAGTCGACCCCGTTTGGTACTGGACCAACGAGACTTACGAGGTGGAACTGGACCTGCCGCTGTCTGACATCAAAGAGCTGGAAATAGACCCCAGTCAGCGTTTGGCAGATATCGACAGAAGCAATAACAAAGCTGGATAAATTACGAATTACGAATTACGAATTGAGGGCTCCCTTTTGGAACGGTTACTAAATACCCGCTCTATAAAGGAGCCCTCAATTTGTAATTCGTAATTCGTAATTCGTAATTGTTTCTCTGGCTTTCGCTTCCCCGTCGGCGATCATGTTCCTGATGGCGCGGTTAATGAATTCCAGCCCGCCCATCCCGGCCGTTACAGGCGCATCCGGCCTGATCACGTGCAGGTTCAGTATTTTCTTTCCCCTGAAAGGGGCCGCTTCCGGTATATCAAAACACTGTTGAATGGTATCCGGGGGGACACCGGCGGCCTGCAGTCTGCGTTGAATCGCATCCAGGTAGCGGAGCGAGTGGTTGTACACCACGGGAACGGCAATGTCTCCTTCGGACATATTGATGGTGCCCCAGTCCATGGTACGTTCCAGTACGTCCACCAGGTTTTTGAACTGCATAGGGTATTCTTCCTGTGCTACCGGCGTGTGCAATACAACGTAGATATCCGTGGCGCCGCGGTCTATGGCAAGTTTTACAGGAGCGTACAAAGGACCGCCGCCGTCTGTAAGTTGCTGCAGCGGTTGGCCTTCCCCGGTAATATCTATGGGCGGCATAAATGCCGGTTGCATAAAAGAGGCTACCATGGCGTCGCGCAGCATGTGTACATCGCTCAGTCTTTTTGTCGTATAACCGTTGCCGTTATACTCCCGGTTGGAGAAATAAATGTTGCTTCCTGTTTGCAGGCTCCTGGTGGCGATATACAGTTCGCGGGGAGCGGCCATCAGCTGGCGGTAGCGTTCTTCCGTAACGATGGCGTTGATCTTGTGCAGCAGGGGAATAATGTTGTACAGTGACAGCTGATTGTTGGCCAGCCGCTGGATAGCGTGGTTGGTGGAAAAGAAATCCTGTGTGACATTGGTGGTAAAGATCTTTTCTGCCAGTGCTGCGTCGTCGATAGCTGTCAGCAGGGCGATCAGTGAGCCGGTGCTGGTACCGCAAATGATGTCGAATGACTTGTCCGGGTAATGTTGCTGAAGATATCTGACCACTCCTATGGCAAAGGCGCAACGGGCGCCGCCTCCTCCCAATACTAATGCTGTTTTCGTCATGATAGATTTTTCAAGAATGATGTTCGGTTAGTACTGCAAAAGCGGGCAAGGAGTTATGAAATGACGATCGGGGTCATCTCCCAAATTACAAAATCCGGGTAAAAAAAAGTCAGGCCGGCGGTGCGGTCCTGATGGGGTGTCAAAATAAGTGGCAGGCAGGGTGGTTAAAATATGAGTTGTTGTAACTGGTTTTCCCAGTTATGACGCTGTAATTCATGGAATTTCAGCTGTTCGAGATGGTGTTCCGTATGATAGGCGGTGAAATACAACATTTCCCGCATGGTGATTTTGCCGAGCAGGGGATGTGGCAGGCGATACTTATCAAGATCGCTTTCAGACCATTTCCCGAGATTTTCCAGCAGTCTTTCCTTTTGTTTGAGAAAAGCCTGTATGAGTACGGGGCGCTGGGCGCTATAGATAACGCCGGGCAGATAAGTAAGGGTAGACTTGGCGCCGTGGGCCAGCACCTGGCGGTAGTCTTCCACCAGTGTTGAATAAGAGCGGGAGGGCTGCCGGCTGGCGCCGAAGTAGCGCAGCAGTATTTTCGGATAGCCCATGGCGGTAGCTACCGGCCGGGACGATTTGATGAGATGTTGAAGTTGTTGTCCGGCGGACCATTTGCCATAAGGCGTGGCGGTAAAGCGTTGATCCGGTAATGTCTGTACGAAATCAACAAAATGATCGAAACTGCTATTTATCTGAGAATGGATCTCATGCTGGTTCAGGTACATAGGAAATGATTTAGAGGGTGCATAAACACAAAACCGGACGCTTCAAACTAAACTGTAACCCGGGCCATTTGCATTCTCCCTGAAGTTACGCCGGTTTTGTGACCTATCCAATAAAATGACAGATATAAAGAATATTAATATTATCTTTTCAGGTAGCCGGCTCGATAATTTGATCATTTCTCCCTGTAAAAGTTTAATTATTCCAGTATTTCACACTGAAAACCTTGTTTCTGTACAAAATCGATAATAATATTTTCTGCTACCTGGAGGTTACCAATCCTGAGCACCTTATCGCAGTCGTCGAGGTCCACATGGCAGCTGGCTACCTCGAAGCTGGTGGTAATGGCCTGTATCATGGCCTGTTTTTCCTGGTGACTTCCAATATTGGTTTTGAAGATGCCTATCATAGCGGAATGATTTAGGTGGGTTATACTTCTTTGTTGTCCCGGTTACCTTCGCCGGGATTGTCTTTCGGTTGGGTGAATTCTTCTTCGCGCCAGTCAAACCGGCGGGGATCGCAGTAGTTACGGAAGCGTTGCCGCATTTTCTCCCGTTGTTCGGGTGTCATGTTCGCCAGTTTTTCTTTCCATTCCTTGCGCTGGCGCCCCCATTTGCCGCCGCCGCCGGCCCATCCGGGTTTGCCATGCCAGCCAAACAGCAGCTTACCCAGTACGAGCAGGCCGAGGGCTTGCCAGTAAGAGATAACGGGGCCGTGGAAAAGTTCAGGTATCAGGTTGTTCCACAACACTTGGGTGAGCAGGATCACGAGGGCAAAGAAGGTGATGCCTAACAAAGCCAATCCTATTTTTTTGATGGGTCGCATATCTTGAATAATTTGATTTAGTTATTAAATAGTTCCTGGTAAAGTTCCATCAGCCGTTCCCGCAGGTACAGTACTGCGTAGCGTTTCCTGGACAGCAGCGTATTCACGCCGACGCCTGTTTCTTCGCTCATTTCTTTAAAGGACTTCCCTTCCAGTTCATGCTGCAGGAAAACCTGTTTCTGTTCCGGCGGGAGCTCGTCGATAGCTTGTGTAATAGCTTCCGATATGATTTTCCGTGTCAGCGGGGTGTCGGCCTGTAAGTTTTCATCAGCAAGGATTTCCGGCAGGAAAAGGACTTCCTCTCCTTCAATTTCGTGCGTAAAGTCGGTGAAAGGTGTTTCTTTTTTCTTGCGGAACCAGTCGGTGATACGGTTGCGCGTCACAGCAAACAGCCATCCGGTGATGGAGTCTATCTGGCTGCCCAGGCGCAGGTATTCGGTAAATTGATACAGTACGTCCTGCAATATGTCCTCCGCATCCGACGCGTTGTTAACACGCTGCCGGATGAAGTGCAGTAAACGCTTGCGTTCCTGCTTTACCGTAGCCTGTATGCGGTCGTTTTGCTCTTGGGCCATCATGCTGTTTGTGAGGAGCAACTGTTTCATCGTAATAAGGGAGACGAAACAGGGAAATCGATATTTTATTTTTCGGAAAAAAAATATCAGGGGGCAACAAAACCGTTATCCATGGCGGTTATCCTCAGCTTTTCACCATCACGATGTATTTTTCCCTGAAGCTTTCTTCCGGAAAAATCTCGTAAAGCTCCAGCAGCCGCGGTTTCACGCCGCTTTCGGAGATTTCCTGCGCCAGGTCGCCGCCTTTCAGGCAGATCAGCCCCTTTTCGAACTGCTTGCCGGACACGGCCGATTTCTTCAGCAGGGGTTTGCTCCACCGCCAGAGGTCGGCCAGTGGGGCTACCGCCCTTGATACGACGATATCGAATTTACGGTTTTTAATTTCTTCTGCGCGGGTATGCGCGCTGGTAACGTTTTTCAGGCCAAGCGCTTCGGAAATGCCCTGTACTACCTTGATTTTTTTGCCGATGGAGTCTACCAGGTGGAACTGTACTTCCGGGAAAAAGATGGCCAGCGGGATACCCGGGAAACCACCTCCCGTACCCAGGTCCAGTATCTGGGTGCCCGGCTGGAAATCTGCGATGGCCGCTATGCTCAGGGAGTGCAGCACATGCCGCTCATACAGGGAATCAATGTCTTTCCGGGAAATAACGTTGATTTTCCCGTTCCATTCCTCATATAATCCTTTCAGGGCTTCCAACTGTTGCAATTGTGCAGGCGTAAAATCGCTGAAGTACTTTAAAACAATTTCCATGGCGCAAAAGTAAAATCATTTAGGGATTTTCTGATTTACGATTTTTTGATTTCCAGAGATAAAAAAGCGAAGACCAACAAAATTCAAAATAAAAAGCCCCAAGCGGGTAAGGCTTCGGGCTCCGTTTCTATCAGTTAATAAAATCAAAAAAATCGTAAATCAGAAAATCCCTAAATGGTATTACCATTTGTTTTTAGACCTGAACATCAGTGCCGGTGTGAAAATGATGTAATACAGCACCATGAAAATATCCATCAGCCAGCTGAGCTTGAAAAGATCGCTCTCGTCGAGCCGGCGCATGGCCGAGTAGGTGATAACGGACTGTATGAGCACTTTGGCCGCGAAGATACCCAGTACATACCACAGGATAGGCGGCGGGAAAAACAGCGCGAAGACCAGGGCCGGATAAAACAGGAAATGCGTCAGGGAAAACAGGCCCAGTACAAACTTATGTCCGAACCGGTAGTGTTTGCCGGTAGACATATGCCTGGTCTTTTGCCTGAACCAGCTTTTCCAGCTTAGCTTCGGCTCTGAATAGGTAAAGGCCTGCTTGTCGATCACCACCCCTACGTTTTTACGGTTGGCGGCGGAATTGACGAACAGGTCATCGTCACCGCTGGCCAGGTGCTGGTGGCTGGTGAAACCCTTATGCCGGAAAAACAGTTCCCTTTTGTAAGCCAGGTTGCGGCCCACCCCCATATAGGGCATGCCGCTCATGGCAAAAGAAAGATGTTGCATGGCGCTGAAGAAGGTCTCGTACCGGATCACTTTATTCAGGAATCCCGGTTTTTTATGATAGGCGCCGTAACCCAGCACAATTTCCTTGTCGTTTTCAAACCCCTGGCTCATCAGTGTCAGCCAGTAGGTACTGCCCGGTTTGCAGTCGGCGTCGGTCAGCAGTACGTTGTCGTACTGGGCGCCTTTCAGGCCGATAGACAGCGGATATTTTTTCCCGGGGATGAATTTAGCGGCCTGTTTGATTTCAATATGCCGGTAATGCGGATAACCCGGCTCTATGGAGCGGAGATAATATTTGGTATCGTCTTCAGAGTTATCGTTGACCACTATTACCTCATATTCCGGTTTATGGTGCACATGATAACGCTGCTGCAATACGCCCGGCAGGTTTTTCTGCAGGTTAAGTTCTTCATCCTTGGCGCAGATGATCACGGAAAAAGGGCCGCCAGGCGCCTGGTCCAGGTCAAACTTACGACGATAAAAAGCTACCCGGGAAAAGACAAACAGGTAATAGATCGTCTGAATTCCTGCTACGGTAGCGAAAAAGTATAAGGCAATTTCACCCAGATTGTCAAGCATAATGCTGGCAAAAATATAATATTTTTATTATCTGTAAAATAATAAAAAAATTTACGGATTTTGAGATTTAGGGATTTACGGATTTTGGGAGTAGACCATATTTTCAATTTTTAAATCAATAAACAAAATCCCCATCCCCAATCCGTAAATCTCAAAATCCGTAAATCCCAAAATCAATACGGTCAAATAACCAGATAACAAAATGCCCAAATAATCCGATCTTTGCACGCTGAAATTAAGAGCCGTGAATTTTGAACTGATATCTACAGATAGTGGCAGTAATGCCAGGGCGGGCAAAATTACCACCGCCCATGGTACCATAGAAACGCCGATTTTTATGCCGGTAGGCACAGTGGGCAGCGTGAAAGCCGTTACCCAGGAACAGGTGCGCGATGATGTACAGGCACAGATTATTCTGGGCAATACCTATCATCTTTACCTGCGCCCGGGACTGGAAGTATTGTCACTGGCCGGCGGCCTGCATAAATTCAACGGATGGGAGCGCCCCATCCTGACCGACAGCGGCGGATACCAGGTGTTCTCCCTTGCGGCCAACCGCAAAATCAAGGAGGAAGGGGTGGTATTCCAGTCCCATATCGACGGCTCCAAACACCTGTTTACCCCGGAAAATGTGATGGACATCCAGCGGACCATCGGCGCTGATATTATTATGGCGTTCGACGAATGCCCGCCATACCCGTCAGAATACCGTTACGCCCGTAAATCCATGGACCTGACGCACCGCTGGCTGGACCGCTGTATACAAAGACTTAAAGATACCCGGCCCGCTTACGGCCACGAACAGACGCTGTTCCCCATTGTGCAGGGCAGCACCTATAAAGACCTGCGGAAGGCCTCCGCGGAATATATCGCCTCCCGCGGCGCCGCAGGCAACGCCATTGGCGGACTGAGCGTAGGGGAACCGGAAAATGAGATGTATGAGATGTGCGGACTGGTGACCGAAATCCTGCCCAAAGACAAACCCCGCTATCTCATGGGCGTGGGCACCCCCTGGAATATCCTGGAAAATATCGCTCTCGGCGTGGATATGTTCGACTGTGTGATGCCTACCCGTAACGGCCGTAACGGCATGCTCTTTACCTGGAACGGCGTGATCAACATCCGCAATAAGAAATGGGCGACCGATTTCAATCCTATCGACGCCAACAGCGAATGTTTCGCCACCCGTGACTACTCCCGGGCCTACCTGCGCCACCTGTTTGTAGCCGGCGAAATTTTAGGCATGACATTGGCTAGCATTCACAACCTCGCTTTTTACCTGGAGCTGGTAAAAGAAGCCCGCCGCCAGATCCTGGCCGGTACTTTTGCTGCCTGGAAAACGGGAATGGTGCAGCAACTGAAAACGCGGCTGTAAAAGTTCAGACTATAAAATAAACTAATATCTTTGGGCTCATGACTAAAATCGACTGGTACATTTTACGCAAGCTCATTGGAACGTTTATTTATTCCCTGATGATATTGCTGGTCATTTCCGTAGTGATCGATATTACAGAGAAAATAGATGATTTCATAAAGTACAACATATCCCTGCATGATGTGATTGTGGATTATTACTTCGGTTTTATCCCGCACATCGCTGCGTTGCTGTTCCCCCTGTTTATATTCATCTCCGTTATTTTCTTTACCTCCAAAATGGCGTACCGCTCGGAGATTATCGCTATCCTGAGCGCCGGCGTAAGCTTCCGCCGTTTCCTGCGCCCTTACTGGGTAGGCGCGATCCTCTTTGGCGGTATCCTCTGGCTGGCCAACTATTGGGTGGTGCCCAACGCCAACCGTATCCGCACCACTTTTGAAAATACGCGTATCCGCACACCGGACAGCCAGCAGTCGCAGTACGACCGCTCCAGCCGCATCGACAGTTTTACCTACGTATCCTTCGGGACCTACGATCCCAACTATAAAAGTGGCAGCAATTTCACCCTGTCAAAAGTGGATAAGCAGCTGATGTCCGTCAAGCTGCGGGCTGACCGCATCTCCTGGGACTCCACCAAAAAGGCATGGCGGCTGGACTATGTGTCTGTAAGGCATATGGACGGGCTGCACGAAAAATGGTACAGCCGCCAGGATTCCATCCTCAAAATAGCGCTGGACCCCAAAGACCTGATAGAGGTGAAAAACCTGCAGGAAGCTATGACCACGCCCGATCTGCGCAGGTATATCCGGCGGGAGGCC encodes:
- a CDS encoding patatin-like phospholipase family protein, whose product is MTKTALVLGGGGARCAFAIGVVRYLQQHYPDKSFDIICGTSTGSLIALLTAIDDAALAEKIFTTNVTQDFFSTNHAIQRLANNQLSLYNIIPLLHKINAIVTEERYRQLMAAPRELYIATRSLQTGSNIYFSNREYNGNGYTTKRLSDVHMLRDAMVASFMQPAFMPPIDITGEGQPLQQLTDGGGPLYAPVKLAIDRGATDIYVVLHTPVAQEEYPMQFKNLVDVLERTMDWGTINMSEGDIAVPVVYNHSLRYLDAIQRRLQAAGVPPDTIQQCFDIPEAAPFRGKKILNLHVIRPDAPVTAGMGGLEFINRAIRNMIADGEAKARETITNYELRITN
- a CDS encoding DinB family protein, translated to MYLNQHEIHSQINSSFDHFVDFVQTLPDQRFTATPYGKWSAGQQLQHLIKSSRPVATAMGYPKILLRYFGASRQPSRSYSTLVEDYRQVLAHGAKSTLTYLPGVIYSAQRPVLIQAFLKQKERLLENLGKWSESDLDKYRLPHPLLGKITMREMLYFTAYHTEHHLEQLKFHELQRHNWENQLQQLIF
- a CDS encoding RNA polymerase sigma factor, with translation MKQLLLTNSMMAQEQNDRIQATVKQERKRLLHFIRQRVNNASDAEDILQDVLYQFTEYLRLGSQIDSITGWLFAVTRNRITDWFRKKKETPFTDFTHEIEGEEVLFLPEILADENLQADTPLTRKIISEAITQAIDELPPEQKQVFLQHELEGKSFKEMSEETGVGVNTLLSRKRYAVLYLRERLMELYQELFNN
- the rsmG gene encoding 16S rRNA (guanine(527)-N(7))-methyltransferase RsmG, which encodes MEIVLKYFSDFTPAQLQQLEALKGLYEEWNGKINVISRKDIDSLYERHVLHSLSIAAIADFQPGTQILDLGTGGGFPGIPLAIFFPEVQFHLVDSIGKKIKVVQGISEALGLKNVTSAHTRAEEIKNRKFDIVVSRAVAPLADLWRWSKPLLKKSAVSGKQFEKGLICLKGGDLAQEISESGVKPRLLELYEIFPEESFREKYIVMVKS
- a CDS encoding glycosyltransferase, with product MLDNLGEIALYFFATVAGIQTIYYLFVFSRVAFYRRKFDLDQAPGGPFSVIICAKDEELNLQKNLPGVLQQRYHVHHKPEYEVIVVNDNSEDDTKYYLRSIEPGYPHYRHIEIKQAAKFIPGKKYPLSIGLKGAQYDNVLLTDADCKPGSTYWLTLMSQGFENDKEIVLGYGAYHKKPGFLNKVIRYETFFSAMQHLSFAMSGMPYMGVGRNLAYKRELFFRHKGFTSHQHLASGDDDLFVNSAANRKNVGVVIDKQAFTYSEPKLSWKSWFRQKTRHMSTGKHYRFGHKFVLGLFSLTHFLFYPALVFALFFPPPILWYVLGIFAAKVLIQSVITYSAMRRLDESDLFKLSWLMDIFMVLYYIIFTPALMFRSKNKW
- the tgt gene encoding tRNA guanosine(34) transglycosylase Tgt; the encoded protein is MNFELISTDSGSNARAGKITTAHGTIETPIFMPVGTVGSVKAVTQEQVRDDVQAQIILGNTYHLYLRPGLEVLSLAGGLHKFNGWERPILTDSGGYQVFSLAANRKIKEEGVVFQSHIDGSKHLFTPENVMDIQRTIGADIIMAFDECPPYPSEYRYARKSMDLTHRWLDRCIQRLKDTRPAYGHEQTLFPIVQGSTYKDLRKASAEYIASRGAAGNAIGGLSVGEPENEMYEMCGLVTEILPKDKPRYLMGVGTPWNILENIALGVDMFDCVMPTRNGRNGMLFTWNGVINIRNKKWATDFNPIDANSECFATRDYSRAYLRHLFVAGEILGMTLASIHNLAFYLELVKEARRQILAGTFAAWKTGMVQQLKTRL
- a CDS encoding LptF/LptG family permease, which gives rise to MTKIDWYILRKLIGTFIYSLMILLVISVVIDITEKIDDFIKYNISLHDVIVDYYFGFIPHIAALLFPLFIFISVIFFTSKMAYRSEIIAILSAGVSFRRFLRPYWVGAILFGGILWLANYWVVPNANRIRTTFENTRIRTPDSQQSQYDRSSRIDSFTYVSFGTYDPNYKSGSNFTLSKVDKQLMSVKLRADRISWDSTKKAWRLDYVSVRHMDGLHEKWYSRQDSILKIALDPKDLIEVKNLQEAMTTPDLRRYIRREAIRGSEGLNTYWVEYYRRTSAAAAVVILTLIGGIIAAKKVRGGSGLHLAVGIVISASYIILMQFTTVFSTKADLNPLVAVWIPNVLFGALAFYLYRRAPK